The Acyrthosiphon pisum isolate AL4f unplaced genomic scaffold, pea_aphid_22Mar2018_4r6ur Scaffold_6432;HRSCAF=6996, whole genome shotgun sequence genome includes a region encoding these proteins:
- the LOC100575073 gene encoding unconventional myosin-Va-like: CASGYQPYKDLDIYGTDSMKKYRGQTMGSLEPHIFAVAEQAFNKMEIENNNQSIIVSGESGAGKTVSAKYAMRYLAFRSKSKTETENEKKVLASNPIMEAIGNAKTTINDNSSRFGKYIELHFNDRNHITGVSMQTYLLEKSRVVHQASHERNYHIFYQLYSSRNMFPQLKLGDSDKYNYLNSLQISDNDSQSINET; this comes from the exons ATGGTACTGATTCCATGAAAAAATATAGAGGTCAAACAATGGGCAGTTTAGAACCCCATATATTTGCTGTTGCAGAACAAGCATTTAATAAAATGGAGAT agaaaaCAATAACCAGAGTATCATAGTTTCTGGTGAATCTGGTGCAGGAAAAACAGTTTCTGCTAAGTATGCAATGAGGTATTTAGCTTTCAGAAGTAAGTCGAAAACTGAAACTGAAAATGAGAAGAAAGTTTTGGCTTCTAATCCCATCAtggag gCTATTGGAAATGCCAAAACAACCATAAATGATAATTCATCTCGTTTTGGAAAGTATATTGAACTTCATTTTAATGATCGGAATCACATAACAGGGGTCAGTATGCAAACATATCTACTTGAAAAGTCTCGTGTTGTACACCAAGCCAGTCACGAAcgaaattatcatatattttatcaattatattctTCTCGTAATATGTTCCCTCAATTAAAACTAG gtgattcagataaatataattatttgaattcccTACAAATTAGTGATAATGACAGTCAAAGTATTAATGAGACA